From Malus sylvestris chromosome 1, drMalSylv7.2, whole genome shotgun sequence:
TTATTTGGGAAGTTTTCGCCAAATTCGGGGAATGGAAATCGACCTGAGGTGTCAGATAGTGGGTTGAGAGAGAAGGATTGTGACAAGGAGGATGGGTCTTGTGTGAACTGCATGCAGTTTGCCGTCACTTGGTCTGTGTTAATTAATAGTTTTGTTCAGGCATTTCCAGGTCCGTTCAAATTGGGTAAGAAGCGGCTCCAGAAAATGAGCAATGACGACAAAGCGTGTTCTTGTAAAAAGCCAAAGGTTTTGGGTGACTTGAAACAGAGGGAATCCAAGGGACAGAGTGTTAAAATGATTCAGAATGAAGCCGTGTCACAtaaagaaggaaaacatgtATCACTAGAATGCCttattggttttgtttttgatcAACTTACTCAGAATCTTCAGAGGTTTGATCAGGTTGTTCAAGAGAGTGATAGAAAAAATTGTGATACTTCCAGAGAGCCGCCTTCTGCCTCTCAAAATGATCATTTCAGGGTGATCACGGGTTTGTTTGAAGGTCAAAAAGCAGATGTAAATGGGTTGTGGGGAAACTTGAAGTTTGCTAGAGTGGGAGGAGTGCCATCAGGCGTTGTTGGAGTATCCTCTTCAGTTAATGAAGAGGGTGATGAGGATGTGACTGCAAGTAACCCGGCAGAATCAGCTGGCAATTCACCACAGAAGATTGCTAGCGATATACTTAGTATTCCTCTATCAAATGTAGAGCGTTTGAGATCCACGTTATCCCACGTTTCATTGGCCGAACTAATTGAACTTGTGCCTCAGCTGGGGAGACCTTCCAAAGACTATCCTGACAAGAAGAAGCTATTCTCTGTCCAAGATTTCTTTAGATACACAGAGTCTGAAGGTACGTTGTCTTTGGTGACTTTGGGACTTACTTCTGATTGTGGAAATGAATTTTGTTTTGCCTATAAATTAATGCTTGTTTTTGTAAAAGATAAAAATCCCCAAAAGGACATTTATTCTTGCTGATTCATACTCTTTTTCTGAATTGAATTTGTAAGATACAAGCTATACAAAGATGTTAACTTGTTCATTTCCGTATCTGTCCATATTATCGAAGGAGCCTTTATTTTGTCCACTGCCCACTTTCACCCTACTTTTCTCTATGCAACTGATGCATCTGATGCACCGGATCAGCTGAGCTAACCATTGGCTAGGATTTATTAGTAAACAAAAGAAGATATTTCCCTGCTGTATATTACATGCATAAATAATCTTGTAGTCAGGCTGTTTCTTACTGAATCCCGTCtaagaatttatttattttccactCATAGTATATAAGCATATATGTGTTTCTGTATTAGTGTTCTGTGAAAAATTTAGCTATAAGATACTTTGACACAGTTTCTTTAGTGAGAAGacaagtgttttaaagttacaAATTGATTGATTCAAGATTTTGCTGGATTTCAAATACGACCGTGCCTGTTCTGCAATATGTTTATCAGTGATGTTCCCTTTCTATTAGctctaaacacacaaaaaaaaaaagaaaaaagaaaaaagaaaaaaaaaagaaatctcTACCGCCTACCATGTTATAATTAGTGGAGGAGACTAGTAAGTTTAAGTTAATTTGTCTGAGGGTTATCTTGTCAATGCATTGCTAGtcataaaagaaaataaggTAGTAAGAAACCTACCTGATACAAATCTAAGAGAAGTCAtcttattttcaattttgtcGAATTCATATGAGCTTTGCATGGGACAAAATAGATTTTCACATTATACGAGCTCCATAAGTGAAGGCTATCAGAACCTGTCAATCCAATATCTTACTTAGGAATAATTGTAAGGGCATCAACTATCATGAAAGTACATAAAGCATTGATGGATCCAGATATACATTATGATAATTAAGGATGTGTTAATATTTGTCTGAACTTCTGAGAATGCCAACAAAATGCTTACACTTTTCAAGTGATACAAAGAGCATAGCGTCCATAAACTTCCATTGGCACCTTTGAGTGAGAGATAAACTAATTATCACCCATCTTTACCTAATTGCTACAATTCATTGTAGTGATGAGCTCCTaaataatttgtttgtttggCCTCATCGAATACATTCTTTTGCAtgtaaattctttaattaacaCATTTTACGCCATGAATGTGTCTAGGAAGGAGATTCTTTGAAGAACTGGATAGAGATAGTGATGGGCAAGTCACTCTGGAAGATCTTGAAATTGCAATACGAAAGAGAAAATTGCCACGGAGATATGCTCATGAGTTTATGCGCCGTACTAGAAGTCACatattttcaaaatcatttggtTGGAAACAGTTTTTATCCTTCATGGAACAGAAGGAACCAACCATTCTACGAGCATATACCTCTCTATGCCTGAGCAAGTCTGGAACACTGCAGAAAAGCGAAGTATTGGCCTCACTTAAAAATGCAGGACTTCCAGCTAATGAAGATAATGCTGTTGCTATGATGCGGTTTCTCAATGCTGATACAGAAGGATCTATTTCATATGGGCATTTTAGGAATTTTATGCTCCTACTCCCTTCTGATCGACTTCAAGATGATCCTCGGTAAGATGTATTTCTCATTCAATTAGTTTCCTTTTTAAGTTCAGCTGATGTCAGACTGGTTTTTCTGTTGAAAATTTTATCTGGTTCGTTCTGCTTTTTCTGGTTCTGAAATGGTAACTGTTCCATTATTGGTAATTGATACATTTATGCGGAGAATGAAATTTTCAATGAATTAGGAGTAAAGctgaattaattgaaattcaGAAATAATATCCATGTGTATATATTTAAGAAATTACCAGTTGGCTAGTGTACACAAGTTAGTGGGATACTCCTAGCTGACTGTAACTTCTTTCAAAATACATACAGGAGTATCTGGTTTGAAGCTGCAACCGTTGTTGCTGTTGCACCACCAGTGGAAATACCTGCTGGAAGCGTACTAAGATCTGCATTAGCAGGGGGCCTTGCTTGTGCTCTATCTACTTCTTTAATGCACCCAGTTGATACAATTAAGGCAAATTCTTTGTCCTAGGAACTTGTTCTCATGTACTTGGAGTTAAAAATTTCTGTAATTGGCGATGCTTCTCTTTGGTCTTCTATCCtaaattgcatcatttctttATGTTTGGCAGACTCGAGTACAAGCATCAACATTAACGTTCCCCGAAATTATTTCAAAGCTTCCACAGATTGGAGTGCGGGGATTATACAGGGGCTCAATTCCTGCAATTCTTG
This genomic window contains:
- the LOC126620066 gene encoding uncharacterized protein LOC126620066 isoform X1, with product MLSANDPIESFFNSIQLVKERLSPLELGIRKAARDFECCWAGHKNKVNAAEFITQFSGGDNNGKVKIFGGKKKAGECVAVGEERKKGMLVKVPIKALFGKFSPNSGNGNRPEVSDSGLREKDCDKEDGSCVNCMQFAVTWSVLINSFVQAFPGPFKLGKKRLQKMSNDDKACSCKKPKVLGDLKQRESKGQSVKMIQNEAVSHKEGKHVSLECLIGFVFDQLTQNLQRFDQVVQESDRKNCDTSREPPSASQNDHFRVITGLFEGQKADVNGLWGNLKFARVGGVPSGVVGVSSSVNEEGDEDVTASNPAESAGNSPQKIASDILSIPLSNVERLRSTLSHVSLAELIELVPQLGRPSKDYPDKKKLFSVQDFFRYTESEGRRFFEELDRDSDGQVTLEDLEIAIRKRKLPRRYAHEFMRRTRSHIFSKSFGWKQFLSFMEQKEPTILRAYTSLCLSKSGTLQKSEVLASLKNAGLPANEDNAVAMMRFLNADTEGSISYGHFRNFMLLLPSDRLQDDPRSIWFEAATVVAVAPPVEIPAGSVLRSALAGGLACALSTSLMHPVDTIKTRVQASTLTFPEIISKLPQIGVRGLYRGSIPAILGQFSSHGLRTGIFEASKLVLINVSPTLPDIQVQSLASFCSTFLGTAVRIPCEVLKQRCQAGLFDNVGEALVGTWNQDGLKGFFRGTGATLCREVPFYVAGMGLYAESKKAAQRFLGRDLEPWETIAVGALSGGLAAVVTTPFDVMKTRMMTAPLGRPVSMSIVAVSILRHEGPLGLFKGALPRFFWIAPLGAMNFAGYELARKAMDKNEELNGEQLQQKKVVGSG
- the LOC126620066 gene encoding uncharacterized protein LOC126620066 isoform X2, whose translation is MLVKERLSPLELGIRKAARDFECCWAGHKNKVNAAEFITQFSGGDNNGKVKIFGGKKKAGECVAVGEERKKGMLVKVPIKALFGKFSPNSGNGNRPEVSDSGLREKDCDKEDGSCVNCMQFAVTWSVLINSFVQAFPGPFKLGKKRLQKMSNDDKACSCKKPKVLGDLKQRESKGQSVKMIQNEAVSHKEGKHVSLECLIGFVFDQLTQNLQRFDQVVQESDRKNCDTSREPPSASQNDHFRVITGLFEGQKADVNGLWGNLKFARVGGVPSGVVGVSSSVNEEGDEDVTASNPAESAGNSPQKIASDILSIPLSNVERLRSTLSHVSLAELIELVPQLGRPSKDYPDKKKLFSVQDFFRYTESEGRRFFEELDRDSDGQVTLEDLEIAIRKRKLPRRYAHEFMRRTRSHIFSKSFGWKQFLSFMEQKEPTILRAYTSLCLSKSGTLQKSEVLASLKNAGLPANEDNAVAMMRFLNADTEGSISYGHFRNFMLLLPSDRLQDDPRSIWFEAATVVAVAPPVEIPAGSVLRSALAGGLACALSTSLMHPVDTIKTRVQASTLTFPEIISKLPQIGVRGLYRGSIPAILGQFSSHGLRTGIFEASKLVLINVSPTLPDIQVQSLASFCSTFLGTAVRIPCEVLKQRCQAGLFDNVGEALVGTWNQDGLKGFFRGTGATLCREVPFYVAGMGLYAESKKAAQRFLGRDLEPWETIAVGALSGGLAAVVTTPFDVMKTRMMTAPLGRPVSMSIVAVSILRHEGPLGLFKGALPRFFWIAPLGAMNFAGYELARKAMDKNEELNGEQLQQKKVVGSG